The genome window TGCCAGGGAAGCCGGGCGAGGGCGTGGGCATCGTAGAGGCGGCCAGAGGGACGCTGTTCCACCATTACAAACTGGACCAGAACGCGCTGGTCAAGAACGTCAACATGATCGTGGCCACCACCAACAACTACCCCTCCATCTGCATGAGCATACGCGACGCCGCCAAAGGCCTGATCCATGAGGGAAAGGTCGACGAAGCGATACTGAACAAGGTGGAGATGGCCTTCCGGGCCTACGACCCATGCTTCGGCTGCGCCACCCACTTCGCGGTCGGTCAGATGCCCCTGGAAGTATTGGTCTATGATAAGAACGAAAATTTGCTTAGCAGGACGTCACGCTAGGCGGATAGCCAACCTTTTTTCCTTGGTTCGCATATCATGTTCAGGCGGTCGCACCAATTGAAAGAGCACACCCGGGAATTGGAAGATGAACTGCGGACCTGGCTGGGGGACGCGACCAGCGTCGTCGTGGCCGGAGTGGGGAACGCCATCCGCCTGGACGATTATATCGGGGTAAGAGTGGTGGAGGACCTGCACGGCAAGGTGTCGGAGAAGGTGCATCTCATCGAGTGCGAGACGGTACCGGAGAGCTTCGTGGACGAGATCATCGAGGTCTGTCCCTCCCACGTGCTGCTCGTCGACGCCGCCGTTCTGGGATTGAGACCGGGGACGGCCCACCTGTACGACGCCGAGGAAGTGATGAACGTCTCTACCATCTCCACGCACACTCTGCCGCTGAGGGTGTTCTGCGAGTATGTCGTGAAGCTGACGGGAGCGAGGATCGCCCTGCTGCTCATCGAACCGAAGGACACGGACTTCGGCGAGGGACTGACCCCTGAGATCGAAGCGGCCGCGTCCAGGGTAGAGGCCGCCCTTCAGGACCATCTGCCTTGAGCCTGGTGTTCAACGGACCTTAAGGGGAACGGAACGTTGCCTCGGTGCGGTGAACGTTCGCATGATGGTATCCAAAGACCATAACGGAACAGATGCGGCCGTTCAGTTTCCTTCGGGACCTTTGTCCCTCGGAACAAAAAATTTGAGAACCAAAGAGGAAAGTGGTTTTAATGGGGGTCGTGGACCACCCTTTCTTTACAAGGCCAAGGCGCTGCTGGGACACTCTTCTACGCAAGTGCCACAGTCCGTGCACTTCGCAGCGTCGACGACAGCTATATCGTCGACGGAAATGGCCCCACTGGGGCAGGAATCCTCGCAAGCTCCGCAACCAACACACTCGTCCGCGTTAACCTTTACAACCATTGGTAAAGCACCTTTGGGAGGGTGGAAGAAAAGATATGGTATTTATGTTTTACCAAATCTGGACAGTTGGTCACCTAACGATGAGCACCGAGGTGTTGGCCCTCTTGGAAAGTGAGGCCGACACGCTGCCGATGAGCGTTCCCTTGGTGGCGCCCATGCCTCGGCTGCCGGTGACGATCATATCGGGACGGAACTCCTCGGCGAACTCCAGTATCTTGCTCACCGGCGGTCCGTGCAGCATATGCGGGGTCGCCTGGACCCCTTCCGAGACCAGTATCTCCAGCGATTCCTGCAGGACCTTGCTCCCCTGGACCTCCATCTCCTTGGTGGTGACCTCGGCCATCAATGAAGCGTACTCCCGGACCTCCACGACGAAAACGACGGCGATCTCGTAGGCCGGAGCGGCCAGCGCCAGCAAGGCCGCCTTCCGCAACGCTTTTTCCCCGTGGACCGATCCGTCCACCGCCACCAGTAATCTCAGCTTCTGTCCTTCCATGGGTCGAACCACCTTTGTGCAACTAACGTAGGCGCCAATGCCCCTATGATGATTGTTCCCACCAATATTGAGAATTGCGCTTGATCGATCAATCCCTGATCGGCGCCGAACTGCAGGAAAACGAGTCCGAACGTGAGCGAGGTGGCCATTAGCAGGGAGACGTAGGCATGGTCCTTCCTGATGGTCAGAAAGGTCACCGGCAGCACCGCGGCCACCTTCAAGCATATGCGGGCCAGGGAAAGCAGCAGTATGATGCCTATGCCGGCGTACAGGGCCTCCATGGAAACGTTGGAACCGGCGGCGATGAAGAACAGGGAGACCATGAAACCCAGGAACACCGTGCGGACCTTGGACCAGGCCTCCTGCCGCTTGGCCAAGGTGGAGGAGCAGGCGAATCCCAAAAGGTAGGCGGGGAGCACCGCGGCGACGCCGGCGAGGGAAGCTAGACCGCCAAGCAACAGCAACGGCAGCAGCATGATCTTCACCTCCGGTTCGCCGGGGCGGCCTTTGAAACGGTCCAGCGCTCGCCCGAGATATCTAGCGCTCAGCGGGATGACCAGCAGGGAAACGAGGACCAATATCAGCACCTCGTTGCCCGGCGGGGCGAAGAGCACCGCCAGGGCGACGGAGGCCAGCAGATTGGTCAGGAAGCACGCGGCAAGCACCAGCGATCCCACCTCCGTCCGGGCCTTCCCCCCTTCCACCAGGACCACGTAGACGATGGCGACCGATGTTTCCGAGAGAGCGACGCCCGCGAGCAATGACGAATCCCAGGACCATCCGGCGAAGAGGTGCAGCAACGGCGGCAATATTAAAAACACGGATAGGAAGGATGCCAGGGCCAGGGGGAGGCTGCTCCTCCATTGCGCCTTCACCCTCTGGATCTCCATCTCCGTTCCTGCCAGGAAGGTCAGGCCGATACCGGCCAGCACCGCCAGGAAGGCGAACCAGGGGATCTCCGACGATCTTATGCCCAGGACCTCGCCGATGGCCAGCCCCAGCAGTATCTCGAAGATGGCCGCGGAAAGGCCGAAGCGCGCCGCCACCATTTGGGCCGTGACCGCCAGGAACAACAATAGCGCTAAGGTCAGCAGATCGTTCAATGGCGCACTTCCGGGGGTTCAACGCCGAGGGAACATTTGGTCTTTACCACCACGCGCTTAAAATATTCTCAGCCTGATTAGGTGATCATGCGTTACGTCTCAGGCCTAGTGCTCGGCCAGAACGGCTTTTTCCCCGGGCACGTGGGCTTTGAGGGCGGCACCATAATGGAAGTGGGGCGGGGGGAACGCCCCGACGCCGAGGCCAAGGGCCTCATCGTTCCGACGTTCGTGAACGCACATACTCACATCGCCGATTACCTGGTGCCGGTGGACCCGTCGCTCTCGTTGGAGGAGCTGGTGGCCCCGCCCGACGGGTTGAAGCACCGCTGCCTGAACAACGCCTCCTCTGAGGAGCTCATCGGCTCCATGCGGGAGATGAAGAACTTCATGGCGAGAAGAGGCGTCTCCCATTTCCTGGATTTCCGGGAGGGCGGCCTCGAAGGAACGCAATGCCTGCGTCAATTGGACGGCGAAGGGGCCAAGGCGATCATCATGGGGCGGCCGAAGATGATGGAGTTCTGCCGCCAGGGCGTCCGCAACCTGCTGAAGGTGGCGGACGGGGTGGCCGTCTCCTCCATATCCGACTGGGAGTACGACGAGCTGCAGAAACTGTCCAAAGAGGTCCGTTCACAGGGGAAGCCGTTCGCCATCCACGTGAGCGAAAGGGTCCGCGAGGACATCGATGACGTACTGGACCTCAAGCCCTCGTACCTGGTGCACATGGTGGAGGCGACCGCTGGCGACATGGAGGCGGTGGCGCAGGAGAACGTCCCGGTGGTGGTGTGTCCCCGCTCCAACCTGTACTTCGGAAAGATACCTCCGCTCAGAGCGTTGATCGAGAGCGGCGTCACACTGGCCTTGGGCACTGACAACGCCATGATATGCCTGCCGGACATGCTGACGGAGATGGAGCAAACTGCCCGGACACTACGTTCCCAGGGCATGAACGGCATCAAGGAGACGCTGGAAATGGCCTTGAACGGAAGAAAATTATTAAATGGCCAGGAAGCGTTAAGTATAGAACCGGGAGCACGGTGTGAGCTAATGGTGCTCAGGCACAGGGGTGGGGACCCGATAACCGACCTTGTTCTGAGAAGCGCATCGGACGCACTTGAGCTCGTATGCATTGAAGATACTATTTGGAGATGAAAGGATGGTCCTGTTCAAGAAGATACTGATACCCACAGACGGGAGCGATTACACCAAGGCGGCCGTCACGAAAGGGTTGGAATTGGCAAAGGTCATGGGGGCGGAGGTGACCGCTCTCTACGTGGTGGACCAGACATCGTTCATCAACTTTCCCATGGATTCCACCATCGTCAGCGTCTACACGCTGTTGGAGAGGGAAGGCGCGGAAGCTATGGAATACGTGAGAAAGGAGGCGGAGAACATGGGTGTCAAGTTGAACACCCGTGTCGAGGAAGGCTCCCCGTCCCGTAAGATAGTGGACCTGTCTCACGATCACGACCTGGTGGTCATGGGCACCCTGGGTCGGACCGGGTTCTCAAAATTGCTGTTGGGCAGCGTCGCCGAGCGCGTGGTGCGTTTCGCCGAATGTCCTGTGCTTGTGATCAGGTCCCAGGGGGAGGAAAACTAAATGGCCAACGTAGGGGACGTGATGACGTCCAATCCCATAGTCGCCCAGGTGCCCGGTTCACGCCAGGAGGTGCTGAAGATCATGGTGCAGCACAATCTGACAGGGCTACCGGTGGTACGCCGCGCCGATGGTTCGCTGGCGGGAATGATCACCCGCCAGGACATATTCGACCACGCGGACGAGGACCAGGCGGCCATGATCATGCAGAGGGAACATCTGTCCATCTCCCCCAAGGACTCGGTCGAGGACGCGGCCAGGCTCCTGGTCGAAGGGGGCATTCGCCACCTCCCGGTGGTCGAAGACAACCGTCTCGTGGGCATATTGACGCCGACGGACCTGCTGTGCATCGTGGAGAAAAGAGGGATCGATGCTCCGGTGGAGAGCGTCATACGCTCGCCCTGCGTCCCCATCTTCATGGAAACGCCCTTGGCGGCGGCGGCCGTAATACTGAAGGTCTCCAAGTCCACGGCGCTGCCGGTGCTTGACGATCAGGGGCGGCTGACCGGTATCATCACCGACCGGGACATATTCAACAAGAGCTACATCGAAGGCGCCACGGTCATATCCGACATGGGCATGGCCGAGGACGAGGACCAATGGTCCTGGGAAGGACTGCGCAACGTCATGAAGCTGTGGTACGAGGTATCCAAGATCGAACTGCCGGGCATGCCCATCAAGGAGATCATGGTCAAGGACCCCACCACCGTCTTCAAGAAGACCGCCATCTCGGAGGCGGCCCGCATCATGCGCAAGAACGACTTCGGACAGCTGCCGGTCAGGGACACCAAGGACTGTCTGCTGGCCATGATATACGATCACGACATCATTTCCGTGCTCATAAAGGAGTAATGAACCAGATGAAGGAGGTCAGCTCTGGGGACGTCCTCTCCCTGTGCAAGAGGAGAGGGTTCATCTACCCCGCCTACGAGATCTACGGCGGTATCGCCGGTCTGTATGACTACGGGCCGTTGGGCACGGCCCTGAAGAGCAATATAGTCGACCTGTGGCGCAGGATCTACGGCCTGCAGGAGGGCTTCGTAGAAATAGACGGTGTCAACGTCGGACCGGAAGCGGTGTTCAAAGCGTCCGGTCACGTGGACAACTTCACCGATCTTTCCGTTACGTGCAAAGCGTGCGGCGAATCGTTCCGCGCCGATCATTTGGCCAAGGAGTTCCACCCCAACCCCGATTCCCTGCCGAAGGAGGAACTGCAGAAGCTGCTCCGTGAGAACGACGTCCGCTGCCAGTGCGGCGGGGAGTTCGCCGACGTGGAGGAGTTCAACCTCATGTTCAAGACCAAGATCGGCCCCGGTAACGGCCGTACGGGCTATCTGCGTCCTGAGACCGCCCAGTCCATCTTTGTCAATTATACGAACTTGTACAGGCACTGCCGCGAGAAGCTGCCTTTCGGCGTCATTCAGGTAGGTCGCGGTTTCCGCAACGAGATATCGCCCCGGCAGGGCGTCATCCGCCTACGGGAGTTCAACATGATGGAGGCGGAGCTGTTCGTAGACCCGGAGGACAAGACGTGGCCCCGCTACGAGGGCATCAAGGGGAGGACGGTCAAGCTGGTCCCCAACGAGGGGGAGCAGGAGATCGAGACCACCTACGGGGAGGCGGTGGAGAAGGGTACCATAGGCAACGAGACCCTGGCCTACTTCATATGGGTGACCTACGACTTTCTGACCTCGGCCGGTGTCGATCCGGCCAGATTACGTTTCCGACAGCACCTCAAGACCGAGATGGCCCACTACGCCTCCGATTGCTGGGATGCTGAAGTGCTCATCAGTTTCGGGTGGACCGAGATCGTGGGCATAGCGGACCGCGGCTGCTGGGACCTCTCCCGGCACATGGAGCATTCGAAAGCGGACCTCACCGCCTTCAAGCGCTTCGAGCAACCGGAGGACGTGGAGCGGGACGTGATCCGCCCGAAGTTCGGGGCCTTAGGACCAAAGTTTAAAGGGGCCGCTGGTGACATAAAGAAGCAATTAGAGGTGATGGAAGCTTCGAAGGTGCACGAGGGAACGGTGACCGTGGTGGTCAACGGAGAGAACGTGGAACTTGACGGCACTTACTTCGAGATGGTAAGGGTCAAGGAGAAGGTCAACGGCGTGAAGGTCACGCCGCACGTTATCGAACCGTCCCACGGCCTGGACCGCATATTGTACAGCTGCCTGGAGCATGCCTACGGTGAGAGGGACGGGTACGTGA of Methanomassiliicoccales archaeon contains these proteins:
- a CDS encoding hydrogenase maturation protease codes for the protein MFRRSHQLKEHTRELEDELRTWLGDATSVVVAGVGNAIRLDDYIGVRVVEDLHGKVSEKVHLIECETVPESFVDEIIEVCPSHVLLVDAAVLGLRPGTAHLYDAEEVMNVSTISTHTLPLRVFCEYVVKLTGARIALLLIEPKDTDFGEGLTPEIEAAASRVEAALQDHLP
- a CDS encoding 4Fe-4S binding protein — translated: MVVKVNADECVGCGACEDSCPSGAISVDDIAVVDAAKCTDCGTCVEECPSSALAL
- a CDS encoding universal stress protein — translated: MEGQKLRLLVAVDGSVHGEKALRKAALLALAAPAYEIAVVFVVEVREYASLMAEVTTKEMEVQGSKVLQESLEILVSEGVQATPHMLHGPPVSKILEFAEEFRPDMIVTGSRGMGATKGTLIGSVSASLSKRANTSVLIVR
- a CDS encoding cation:proton antiporter is translated as MNDLLTLALLLFLAVTAQMVAARFGLSAAIFEILLGLAIGEVLGIRSSEIPWFAFLAVLAGIGLTFLAGTEMEIQRVKAQWRSSLPLALASFLSVFLILPPLLHLFAGWSWDSSLLAGVALSETSVAIVYVVLVEGGKARTEVGSLVLAACFLTNLLASVALAVLFAPPGNEVLILVLVSLLVIPLSARYLGRALDRFKGRPGEPEVKIMLLPLLLLGGLASLAGVAAVLPAYLLGFACSSTLAKRQEAWSKVRTVFLGFMVSLFFIAAGSNVSMEALYAGIGIILLLSLARICLKVAAVLPVTFLTIRKDHAYVSLLMATSLTFGLVFLQFGADQGLIDQAQFSILVGTIIIGALAPTLVAQRWFDPWKDRS
- a CDS encoding amidohydrolase family protein, encoding MRYVSGLVLGQNGFFPGHVGFEGGTIMEVGRGERPDAEAKGLIVPTFVNAHTHIADYLVPVDPSLSLEELVAPPDGLKHRCLNNASSEELIGSMREMKNFMARRGVSHFLDFREGGLEGTQCLRQLDGEGAKAIIMGRPKMMEFCRQGVRNLLKVADGVAVSSISDWEYDELQKLSKEVRSQGKPFAIHVSERVREDIDDVLDLKPSYLVHMVEATAGDMEAVAQENVPVVVCPRSNLYFGKIPPLRALIESGVTLALGTDNAMICLPDMLTEMEQTARTLRSQGMNGIKETLEMALNGRKLLNGQEALSIEPGARCELMVLRHRGGDPITDLVLRSASDALELVCIEDTIWR
- a CDS encoding universal stress protein; its protein translation is MVLFKKILIPTDGSDYTKAAVTKGLELAKVMGAEVTALYVVDQTSFINFPMDSTIVSVYTLLEREGAEAMEYVRKEAENMGVKLNTRVEEGSPSRKIVDLSHDHDLVVMGTLGRTGFSKLLLGSVAERVVRFAECPVLVIRSQGEEN
- a CDS encoding CBS domain-containing protein; protein product: MANVGDVMTSNPIVAQVPGSRQEVLKIMVQHNLTGLPVVRRADGSLAGMITRQDIFDHADEDQAAMIMQREHLSISPKDSVEDAARLLVEGGIRHLPVVEDNRLVGILTPTDLLCIVEKRGIDAPVESVIRSPCVPIFMETPLAAAAVILKVSKSTALPVLDDQGRLTGIITDRDIFNKSYIEGATVISDMGMAEDEDQWSWEGLRNVMKLWYEVSKIELPGMPIKEIMVKDPTTVFKKTAISEAARIMRKNDFGQLPVRDTKDCLLAMIYDHDIISVLIKE
- the glyS gene encoding glycine--tRNA ligase, yielding MNQMKEVSSGDVLSLCKRRGFIYPAYEIYGGIAGLYDYGPLGTALKSNIVDLWRRIYGLQEGFVEIDGVNVGPEAVFKASGHVDNFTDLSVTCKACGESFRADHLAKEFHPNPDSLPKEELQKLLRENDVRCQCGGEFADVEEFNLMFKTKIGPGNGRTGYLRPETAQSIFVNYTNLYRHCREKLPFGVIQVGRGFRNEISPRQGVIRLREFNMMEAELFVDPEDKTWPRYEGIKGRTVKLVPNEGEQEIETTYGEAVEKGTIGNETLAYFIWVTYDFLTSAGVDPARLRFRQHLKTEMAHYASDCWDAEVLISFGWTEIVGIADRGCWDLSRHMEHSKADLTAFKRFEQPEDVERDVIRPKFGALGPKFKGAAGDIKKQLEVMEASKVHEGTVTVVVNGENVELDGTYFEMVRVKEKVNGVKVTPHVIEPSHGLDRILYSCLEHAYGERDGYVTLGLKPTVAPIKVGVFPLMSKDGMEEVAMALDLALRQEGITTHYDDSGSIGRRYARMDEAGTPWCVTVDYETLDKGDVTIRDRDSTEQVRISADEVVTFVRQRLRHELSS